One segment of Erigeron canadensis isolate Cc75 chromosome 2, C_canadensis_v1, whole genome shotgun sequence DNA contains the following:
- the LOC122586537 gene encoding uncharacterized protein LOC122586537 isoform X1, whose amino-acid sequence MEKLKFVGHLVRRDVDQVEAYCDGLPASYRGLCRQHITLSATIKESKRLDDDFKSEKVAVKANDDKQSGSKRKHDGSNGSNRKFKKGSSLRGGGSNNGKPKNWCDTCKVPHSGPCSEKTQRCDTCGGTGHPASECKDKPKCYRCHQTGHFIKDCPQEKNDGKKTATQKPKARAFQMIVEAAKDNDEDIQD is encoded by the exons ATGGAAAAGCTTAAGTTTGTTGGTCATTTGGTTCGTAGAGATGTTGATCAGGTTGAAGCTTACTGTGATGGTCTCCCTGCTAGCTATCGTGGTCTTTGTAGGCAACATATTACATTGTCTGCTACGATTAAGGAGTCCAAGAGGCTGGATGATGACTTCAAGAGTGAAAAGGTTGCAGTAAAAGCTAATGATGACAAGCAATCAGGTTCAAAAAGGAAGCATGATGGATCAAATGGGTCGAATAGGAAGTTCAAGAAAGGTTCATCTTTAAGGGGTGGGGGCAGCAATAATGGAAAGCCGAAGAATTGGTGTGATACTTGTAAAGTACCTCATTCGGGTCCATGTTCAGAGAAAACCCAAAGGTGTGATACTTGTGGTGGTACGGGTCATCCTGCTTCAGAATGCAAAGATAAGCCAAAGTGTTACCGGTGTCACCAAACTGGTCATTTCATCAAGGATTGCCCACAAGAAAAAAATGATGGAAAGAAGACGGCTACCCAAAAGCCTAAAGCTCGAGCCTTTCAGATGATAGTTGAAGCTGCCAAGGATAACGATGAG gataTTCAAGATTGA
- the LOC122586537 gene encoding uncharacterized protein LOC122586537 isoform X2: MEKLKFVGHLVRRDVDQVEAYCDGLPASYRGLCRQHITLSATIKESKRLDDDFKSEKVAVKANDDKQSGSKRKHDGSNGSNRKFKKGSSLRGGGSNNGKPKNWCDTCKVPHSGPCSEKTQRCDTCGGTGHPASECKDKPKCYRCHQTGHFIKDCPQEKNDGKKTATQKPKARAFQMIVEAAKDNDEQL, encoded by the exons ATGGAAAAGCTTAAGTTTGTTGGTCATTTGGTTCGTAGAGATGTTGATCAGGTTGAAGCTTACTGTGATGGTCTCCCTGCTAGCTATCGTGGTCTTTGTAGGCAACATATTACATTGTCTGCTACGATTAAGGAGTCCAAGAGGCTGGATGATGACTTCAAGAGTGAAAAGGTTGCAGTAAAAGCTAATGATGACAAGCAATCAGGTTCAAAAAGGAAGCATGATGGATCAAATGGGTCGAATAGGAAGTTCAAGAAAGGTTCATCTTTAAGGGGTGGGGGCAGCAATAATGGAAAGCCGAAGAATTGGTGTGATACTTGTAAAGTACCTCATTCGGGTCCATGTTCAGAGAAAACCCAAAGGTGTGATACTTGTGGTGGTACGGGTCATCCTGCTTCAGAATGCAAAGATAAGCCAAAGTGTTACCGGTGTCACCAAACTGGTCATTTCATCAAGGATTGCCCACAAGAAAAAAATGATGGAAAGAAGACGGCTACCCAAAAGCCTAAAGCTCGAGCCTTTCAGATGATAGTTGAAGCTGCCAAGGATAACGATGAG CAGCTTTGA